From Micromonospora sp. NBC_01699, a single genomic window includes:
- a CDS encoding HAD-IIIA family hydrolase, giving the protein MSIRPPLFDAVLFDRDGTLVHDVPYNGDPALVRPVRGARQALDRLRAAGLRIGVVTNQSGLARGRFSRRDLERVNARVEELLGPFDTWQICPHAESGPGVAGCRCRKPSPGMVSDAARALGTTPDRCVLVGDIGADMTAAGAAGAAGILVPTPQTRPEEIASAPAVAGDLPGAVDLILRRQRLVAGPDTEAGRGTGTGRDTEAGRGTEVGGGAGPRRRRARCVLVARPDSAGDVLVTGPAIRAVAAGADRVVMLCGPRGRAAAELLPGIDELIEWPLPWIDPQPTPVDRSEVDRLTRRLAEVGADEAVLFTSFHQSALPLALVLRMAGVGRIAAISDDYPGSLLDVRHRVPLGIPETERALSLAAAAGFPLPDGDDPVLRLRAGCLETGPTDGALAEPGYVVVHPGSSVAARACPPEICARIVTALADAGHRVVVTGGPGEGALSARVAGRSGVDLGGQTSLTGLAAIIARAGCLVVGNTGPAHLAAALGTPVISLFAPTVSFGQWGPYRVPTVRLGDAAAGCRHTRATRCPVPGHPCLSRVEPDSVVEAVRLLAMATAATELVPGGTL; this is encoded by the coding sequence TTGTCGATCCGACCGCCGCTGTTCGACGCGGTGCTGTTCGACCGGGACGGCACGTTGGTGCACGACGTGCCGTACAACGGGGACCCGGCGCTGGTCCGACCGGTCAGGGGCGCCCGGCAGGCGCTCGACCGGCTGCGCGCCGCCGGCCTGCGGATCGGCGTGGTCACCAACCAGTCGGGCCTGGCCAGGGGTCGGTTCAGCCGGCGCGACCTGGAACGGGTCAACGCGCGGGTGGAGGAGCTGCTGGGCCCGTTCGACACCTGGCAGATCTGTCCGCACGCCGAGTCGGGCCCCGGGGTGGCCGGCTGTCGCTGCCGCAAGCCGTCACCCGGCATGGTCTCCGACGCCGCCCGCGCCCTCGGCACCACACCGGACCGATGTGTCCTGGTCGGAGACATCGGCGCCGACATGACCGCCGCCGGTGCCGCCGGTGCCGCCGGAATCCTGGTCCCGACCCCGCAGACCCGCCCCGAGGAGATCGCCTCGGCCCCGGCCGTCGCCGGTGACCTGCCGGGCGCGGTCGACCTCATCCTCCGTCGACAACGACTCGTCGCCGGCCCCGACACCGAGGCCGGTAGGGGCACCGGGACCGGTCGCGACACCGAGGCTGGCCGGGGCACCGAGGTCGGTGGAGGCGCCGGCCCGCGTCGGCGGAGAGCGCGCTGCGTGCTGGTGGCCCGGCCCGACTCGGCCGGGGACGTGCTGGTCACCGGGCCGGCGATCCGGGCGGTGGCGGCCGGTGCCGACCGGGTGGTGATGCTCTGCGGCCCGCGCGGACGGGCGGCGGCCGAACTGTTGCCCGGCATCGACGAGCTGATCGAGTGGCCGCTGCCGTGGATCGACCCGCAACCGACCCCGGTCGACCGGTCCGAAGTGGATCGGCTGACCCGTCGGCTCGCCGAGGTCGGCGCCGACGAGGCGGTCCTGTTCACCTCCTTCCACCAGTCCGCGTTGCCGCTGGCCCTGGTGCTGAGGATGGCCGGGGTGGGCCGGATCGCGGCGATCAGCGACGACTACCCGGGCTCGCTGCTGGACGTACGGCACCGGGTGCCGTTGGGCATCCCGGAGACCGAACGCGCGCTGTCGCTCGCCGCGGCGGCCGGTTTCCCACTGCCCGACGGCGACGATCCGGTGCTCCGGCTGCGCGCCGGGTGCCTGGAGACCGGACCGACCGACGGCGCACTGGCCGAACCCGGTTACGTGGTGGTCCACCCCGGCTCGTCGGTGGCCGCCCGCGCCTGCCCGCCCGAAATCTGTGCCCGGATCGTGACCGCGCTCGCCGATGCCGGACACCGGGTGGTGGTCACCGGGGGGCCGGGCGAGGGGGCGCTGAGCGCGCGGGTCGCCGGCCGATCGGGTGTCGACCTCGGCGGCCAGACCTCGCTGACCGGCCTCGCCGCGATCATCGCCCGCGCCGGGTGCCTGGTCGTCGGCAACACCGGGCCCGCGCACCTCGCCGCGGCCCTGGGTACGCCCGTGATCAGCCTCTTCGCCCCGACCGTCTCGTTCGGACAGTGGGGGCCCTACCGGGTGCCCACCGTCCGGCTCGGCGACGCCGCCGCCGGCTGCCGGCACACCCGCGCCACCCGCTGCCCGGTGCCCGGCCACCCGTGCCTGTCCCGGGTGGAACCGGACAGCGTGGTCGAGGCCGTCCGGCTGCTCGCCATGGCCACCGCCGCGACCGAGCTGGTTCCCGGCGGCACCCTATGA
- a CDS encoding ChaB family protein: MPGREVLPSTLRRSPDKAQDTWAKTHDSAVETYGEGERAHRTAYAAVKHSFEKVGDHWEQKGRRGPSDEQAAGGGPARRAPTAGGVDANASKDHLMQVAKKLDVPGRSRMNKSELVGAIQKMNTRQTAQARKS; encoded by the coding sequence ATGCCGGGACGTGAGGTGCTTCCGAGTACGCTGCGACGTTCGCCGGACAAGGCCCAGGACACCTGGGCGAAGACGCACGATTCGGCGGTGGAGACGTACGGCGAGGGCGAACGGGCACACCGGACGGCGTACGCGGCGGTGAAGCACTCGTTCGAGAAGGTCGGCGACCACTGGGAGCAGAAGGGCCGCCGGGGCCCGAGCGACGAGCAGGCCGCCGGTGGTGGTCCGGCCCGCCGTGCACCGACCGCCGGTGGCGTCGACGCCAACGCCTCAAAGGACCACCTGATGCAGGTGGCAAAGAAACTCGACGTCCCCGGCCGCTCCCGGATGAACAAGTCCGAACTGGTGGGCGCGATCCAGAAGATGAACACCCGCCAAACCGCCCAGGCGCGAAAGAGCTAG
- a CDS encoding mechanosensitive ion channel family protein, whose translation MPAILAVRRVDVGTELTEVWNSMLLFVPRLIGCAGILMLGWLLARFVLRLAIRLLDRFGFDQVVQRGGLGRLVARTRYRPATVVARLAYYLLLLFTLRLAFAIWGPNPAHDLVEAVVGWLPQAFVALVVVAVSVVIGNAVHDLITDALGRVSYGRLLADVVSLLVIGLGVIAAFVQTGVARAVTVPVLVALLATVAGILVVGIGGGLVGPMRVRWEQWLRRVAGEARQRRARGEAYPRADLGSAYVEPVVAGRAPVPPPPAAPTVADPTFADVPTSPAPDRLTTYEPVPTGLSSSYEPAPSGLAAGYEAAPAGLAPYEPLPEGLTSVPPTTEAAPAYRPAPITEGLAGYPSDLLAPAPEWPNGGGDEPPR comes from the coding sequence ATGCCCGCAATCTTGGCGGTACGGCGGGTCGACGTCGGCACCGAGTTGACCGAGGTCTGGAATTCGATGCTGCTGTTCGTGCCCCGCCTGATCGGCTGCGCCGGCATCCTGATGCTCGGTTGGCTGCTGGCCCGGTTCGTCCTGCGGCTGGCCATCAGGCTGCTCGACCGGTTCGGGTTCGACCAGGTCGTCCAGCGTGGCGGTCTGGGGCGGCTGGTGGCGCGTACCCGGTACCGGCCGGCGACCGTGGTCGCCCGGTTGGCGTACTACCTGCTGCTGCTGTTCACCCTGCGGCTGGCGTTCGCGATCTGGGGTCCGAACCCGGCCCATGACCTGGTCGAAGCCGTGGTCGGCTGGTTGCCGCAGGCGTTCGTCGCGCTGGTGGTGGTGGCGGTGTCGGTGGTGATCGGCAACGCCGTGCACGATCTGATCACCGACGCGCTGGGCCGGGTGTCCTACGGCCGGTTGCTGGCCGACGTGGTCTCGCTGCTGGTCATCGGGCTCGGTGTGATCGCCGCGTTCGTGCAGACCGGGGTGGCGCGGGCGGTGACCGTGCCGGTGCTCGTCGCGCTGCTGGCCACCGTCGCCGGCATCCTGGTCGTCGGGATCGGCGGGGGACTGGTCGGCCCGATGCGGGTGCGCTGGGAGCAGTGGCTGCGCCGGGTCGCCGGCGAGGCGCGGCAGCGCCGCGCGCGCGGCGAGGCGTATCCAAGGGCGGACCTCGGTTCGGCGTACGTCGAACCGGTCGTCGCCGGTCGGGCGCCGGTCCCGCCGCCGCCGGCCGCCCCTACGGTGGCCGACCCCACGTTCGCCGACGTGCCCACCTCACCGGCCCCGGACCGACTGACCACCTACGAACCCGTGCCGACCGGTCTGAGCAGTAGCTACGAGCCCGCGCCGAGCGGGCTGGCCGCTGGCTACGAGGCTGCGCCGGCCGGGCTGGCCCCCTATGAGCCGTTGCCGGAGGGGCTGACGTCGGTCCCGCCGACGACGGAGGCCGCACCCGCCTACCGGCCCGCTCCGATCACGGAGGGACTCGCCGGTTACCCGTCCGACCTGCTCGCACCGGCCCCGGAGTGGCCGAACGGCGGCGGCGACGAACCGCCCCGGTAG
- a CDS encoding DUF2795 domain-containing protein has translation MDRGSSKHGPRLDDEMSREVASTVHNTAGSRAEEWREPEPSGEDQPGSTRAPTADTRSGAPAGMTSVEVEERSRLGRFISLSALPGDRAALRRSAEENEAPDEILAQLDQLPPDTEFRTVSEVWAVLGHPNETQRW, from the coding sequence ATGGACCGGGGCAGCAGCAAACACGGACCGCGGCTCGACGACGAGATGAGCCGGGAGGTGGCCAGTACGGTGCACAACACCGCCGGCTCCCGAGCCGAGGAGTGGCGCGAACCGGAGCCGTCCGGCGAGGACCAACCGGGCTCGACCAGGGCGCCGACCGCCGACACCCGCTCGGGCGCACCGGCCGGCATGACCTCGGTCGAGGTCGAGGAGCGCAGCCGGCTGGGCCGCTTCATCAGCCTGTCGGCGCTGCCCGGCGACCGGGCGGCGTTACGCCGAAGCGCGGAGGAGAACGAGGCACCGGACGAGATACTCGCCCAGTTGGACCAACTCCCCCCGGACACCGAGTTCCGTACGGTTTCCGAGGTGTGGGCGGTACTCGGGCATCCGAACGAGACGCAGCGCTGGTGA
- a CDS encoding polyprenol monophosphomannose synthase, which translates to MIEPVQLPSPWRDERLTVVVPTYNEAGNLPVLVDRLLALPLPGLSILIADDNSPDGTGDVADKLAAEHPDRVRVVHRPGKEGLGRAYVDGMTRALDGGAHFVAQMDADLSHPPEALPGMLGALLATQAGVVIGSRYVPGGQLDEAWPLYRRALSGWANLYVHTLLRVRIRDLTAGFKIWRADSLRAIGLDRVQSNGYSFQVEMHYLATKLGHTILEVPIRFEERRDGLSKMTTATKIESALMPFKLRTRHRNITSP; encoded by the coding sequence ATGATCGAACCCGTGCAGTTGCCATCCCCGTGGCGGGATGAGCGGCTCACCGTCGTCGTCCCCACCTACAACGAGGCGGGCAACCTGCCTGTGTTGGTCGACCGACTGCTCGCCCTGCCACTGCCGGGTTTGAGCATCCTGATCGCCGACGACAACTCCCCGGACGGGACCGGCGACGTCGCGGACAAGCTCGCGGCCGAGCATCCCGACCGGGTACGGGTGGTGCACCGGCCCGGCAAGGAGGGGCTGGGGCGGGCGTACGTCGACGGGATGACCCGCGCGCTCGACGGCGGCGCGCACTTCGTGGCCCAGATGGACGCCGACCTGTCCCACCCGCCGGAGGCGCTGCCGGGCATGCTCGGCGCACTGCTCGCCACCCAGGCCGGCGTGGTGATCGGCTCACGTTACGTGCCCGGCGGGCAGCTCGACGAGGCGTGGCCGCTGTACCGGCGGGCGCTCAGCGGCTGGGCCAACCTGTACGTACACACCCTGCTGCGGGTGCGGATCCGCGACCTGACCGCCGGGTTCAAGATCTGGCGGGCGGACTCGCTGCGCGCGATCGGGCTGGACCGGGTGCAGTCCAACGGCTACAGCTTCCAGGTCGAGATGCACTACCTGGCCACCAAGCTCGGGCACACCATCCTCGAAGTGCCGATCAGGTTCGAGGAACGTCGGGACGGCCTGTCGAAGATGACCACGGCAACGAAGATCGAGAGCGCGCTGATGCCGTTCAAGCTGCGTACCCGGCACCGCAACATCACTTCTCCGTAA
- a CDS encoding MFS transporter, whose product MSNRPRPALLILAYLAFVSLGLPDGLLGVGWPSIRATFGVPTEAVGLLLTAGTIGYLTSSVAAGFTLARVGVGWLLAGSTALASLALTGYALAPVLTVMIVSALVLGLGSGAVDSGLNAYAASAFGPRHMNWLHAFFGLGVALGPLIMTSAIGAGLSWRWGYGIVASAQVLLALAFVLTVRAWTRTPAPDDSGAAEPIAAPERVRIAATLALPAVWTGALAFAVYVGVEVGAGLWAFLLLTQGRGISATVAGICVSVYWGSLFLGRVVQGLVAERLGSAAVLRGSLIGMVVGAALVAVPGPGALAVTGLAIIGFAAAPVFPLLTLTTADRVGAQHADRTIGLQIGAAGLGGALLPAGIGVLISRFGVETLGPSLVVLSLLLLGLHLGSARRGRATAGRLSEV is encoded by the coding sequence GTGTCCAACCGCCCCCGCCCCGCCCTGCTCATTCTGGCCTATCTGGCCTTCGTCAGCCTCGGCCTGCCCGACGGCCTGCTCGGCGTCGGCTGGCCGTCGATCCGCGCGACCTTCGGGGTGCCGACCGAGGCGGTCGGGCTCCTGCTCACCGCGGGCACCATCGGCTACCTCACGTCGAGCGTCGCGGCCGGCTTCACCCTCGCCCGGGTGGGTGTCGGCTGGCTGCTCGCCGGCAGCACCGCGCTGGCCAGCCTCGCCCTGACCGGCTACGCGCTGGCGCCCGTACTGACCGTGATGATCGTGAGCGCGTTGGTGCTGGGGCTGGGCTCCGGGGCGGTCGACTCCGGGCTCAACGCGTACGCGGCGAGCGCCTTCGGGCCGCGCCACATGAACTGGCTGCACGCGTTCTTCGGGCTCGGCGTGGCGCTCGGCCCCCTGATCATGACGAGTGCGATCGGGGCGGGACTCTCCTGGCGCTGGGGGTACGGGATCGTCGCCAGCGCACAGGTCCTGCTCGCCCTCGCGTTCGTGCTGACCGTACGGGCGTGGACCCGTACGCCGGCCCCGGACGATTCCGGGGCGGCCGAGCCGATCGCCGCGCCGGAGCGGGTACGGATCGCCGCCACCCTGGCCCTGCCGGCGGTCTGGACCGGTGCCCTCGCGTTCGCCGTCTACGTGGGCGTCGAGGTCGGCGCCGGCCTCTGGGCCTTCCTGCTGCTCACCCAGGGGCGGGGAATCAGCGCGACGGTGGCGGGCATCTGCGTGTCGGTCTACTGGGGCAGCCTGTTCCTGGGCCGGGTGGTGCAGGGGCTGGTCGCCGAGCGGCTGGGCAGCGCGGCGGTGCTGCGGGGCAGCCTGATCGGGATGGTGGTGGGCGCGGCGCTGGTCGCCGTACCCGGTCCGGGCGCGCTGGCGGTGACCGGCCTGGCCATCATCGGCTTCGCCGCGGCCCCGGTCTTCCCGCTGCTCACCCTGACCACCGCCGACCGGGTCGGTGCCCAGCACGCGGATCGGACCATCGGGTTGCAGATCGGCGCCGCCGGCCTCGGCGGCGCCCTGCTCCCGGCCGGGATCGGGGTGCTGATCAGCCGGTTCGGGGTGGAGACGCTCGGCCCGTCGCTGGTGGTCTTATCGCTGCTCCTGCTCGGTCTCCACCTCGGCTCCGCCCGCCGGGGCCGTGCCACCGCCGGCCGGTTGTCGGAGGTCTGA
- a CDS encoding aldehyde dehydrogenase family protein: MYEVQQLIDGVWGAGGDPSDVLILDPADDTEVTRVPEATEAHVAAAVKASRVAAAGWAATPAAVRGATLHRIADLLESSADQLAEAQTAEMGRPIGLARGGVEAGVGTLRQYAELGPIHRGQALAGNPEAIDLMAVQPRGVVAVLTPWNDPVAVSCGLLGAALVTGNAVVWKPSERSPVSGWLLARLFAAHLPPGVLSLLTGGGRVGAALAEQEVDVVAHVGSTATGRSIAATCARTGAKALLENGGSDPLVVDDNVDPRWAAEQAALGAFTNSGQLCVAVERIYVLRGVADGFVDALVARARALRVGPGRDPETEIGPLVDRRQRAVVDTQVRAAVADGARIRAGGSVPDGPGAFYPPTVLVDCSDEMAVMREETFGPVAPVLVVDSFDEALSRAAHSPYGLSASVLTGSMTHAQQAWRELPVGTVKINNVFGGAPGGAAHPRRGSGSGFGYGPELLDELTVTKVVHITAPPDRW; the protein is encoded by the coding sequence ATGTACGAGGTGCAGCAACTCATCGACGGGGTGTGGGGCGCGGGCGGCGATCCGAGCGACGTGCTGATCCTCGATCCGGCCGACGACACCGAGGTCACCCGCGTCCCGGAGGCCACCGAGGCGCACGTGGCGGCGGCGGTCAAGGCGAGCCGGGTCGCCGCCGCCGGCTGGGCCGCCACTCCGGCGGCGGTCCGGGGTGCCACCCTGCACCGGATCGCCGACCTGCTGGAATCCTCCGCCGACCAGCTCGCCGAGGCACAGACCGCCGAAATGGGACGGCCGATCGGGCTGGCCCGTGGCGGCGTCGAGGCCGGCGTCGGCACGCTGCGCCAGTACGCCGAACTCGGCCCGATCCACCGCGGCCAGGCGCTCGCCGGCAACCCGGAGGCGATCGACCTGATGGCGGTCCAGCCGAGGGGCGTGGTCGCGGTGCTGACGCCGTGGAACGACCCGGTGGCGGTCTCCTGCGGCCTGCTCGGCGCCGCCCTGGTCACCGGCAACGCGGTGGTCTGGAAACCGAGCGAACGCAGCCCGGTGAGCGGCTGGCTGCTGGCCCGACTCTTCGCCGCGCACCTGCCGCCGGGCGTGTTGTCGCTGCTCACCGGGGGTGGGCGGGTCGGCGCGGCGCTGGCCGAGCAGGAGGTGGACGTGGTCGCCCACGTCGGTTCCACCGCCACCGGCCGGTCGATCGCCGCGACCTGCGCCCGGACCGGGGCGAAGGCGCTGTTGGAGAACGGCGGCAGCGACCCGCTGGTGGTCGACGACAACGTCGACCCGCGCTGGGCCGCCGAGCAGGCGGCGCTGGGCGCATTCACCAACTCGGGGCAGCTCTGCGTCGCGGTGGAGCGGATCTACGTACTGCGCGGGGTCGCCGACGGGTTCGTGGACGCGCTGGTCGCGCGGGCGCGGGCGCTGCGGGTCGGCCCGGGACGCGACCCGGAGACCGAGATCGGGCCGCTGGTCGACCGCCGGCAGCGGGCCGTGGTCGACACCCAGGTACGGGCCGCGGTCGCGGACGGGGCACGGATACGCGCCGGCGGTTCGGTGCCGGACGGGCCGGGCGCCTTCTACCCGCCCACGGTGCTGGTCGACTGCTCCGACGAGATGGCGGTGATGCGCGAGGAGACCTTCGGCCCGGTCGCACCCGTGCTGGTGGTCGACTCGTTCGACGAGGCCCTGTCGCGGGCGGCACACTCGCCGTACGGGTTGTCGGCGAGCGTACTGACCGGGTCGATGACCCACGCGCAGCAGGCGTGGCGGGAACTGCCGGTCGGCACCGTGAAGATCAACAACGTCTTCGGCGGGGCGCCCGGCGGAGCCGCCCACCCCCGCCGCGGCAGCGGCAGCGGCTTCGGATACGGCCCCGAACTACTAGACGAACTAACCGTAACCAAGGTCGTACACATCACCGCCCCGCCCGACCGCTGGTAA
- a CDS encoding ATP-binding SpoIIE family protein phosphatase, with translation MPGSVGRIPAPPSRRTGLSPTPESSRQPDAGIRWADTPLGPADRWDPALRAVVDLVLSSPVPMTLAYGDDLALIYNDGYAELLGGRHPEAFGRPAAEVFAAIWHLTGVGDEIERVYRTGTSYLEKEGQLPVVPAEPEQTDQVVLTRGYSPVRDGHGRIIGVLIIVVETTQVTRRLQSLSELATALSGTLTLDDVARAALRYALESFDADQVAFAVDDDGGGWRGVRRVRGELLDEADERLPPLWRGYPTESPAPLIGTAVAGTARYWSEGQPLLPTATDRHDEKVQALAALPLRTPSLRGALTIGYRTPHPWSPAERALLTAAAELVAQAAERARRFENQHGTAQLLQRSMLPEQLPDLPRLRLAARYDAGVDGNAAGGDFYDAFRLSGGRLAVVLGDVAGHDVHAAALMGQVRAALRALALSDPDPAAVLSGLDRLVGSLGTEARRDELFVTVVYGVIEPGTGLMTLASAGHPAPLLRRAPVGEPVSAEYLPVHPGVPLGLVGHRPTSTVPFLPGDTLLLFSDGVVERRQQSLTDGFAALASAVAAAAGGDPRTLCAVASAAVPGSSEDDAAVLAVEHALTPSRSASLEMPAEPTAPGRVRQWLTAQLTAWQVAESVIGAAVLCTSELTTNALLHAGTAARVEIDLSPERLLVSVADQGTRGTVTRARTDTLSSRGRGLGLIEQLSDAWGTDPTVRGSTVWFEILIAEGNPDVHR, from the coding sequence ATGCCAGGCTCGGTCGGGCGGATTCCCGCTCCCCCCTCGCGGCGGACCGGTCTGTCTCCGACGCCGGAATCGTCCCGGCAGCCCGACGCCGGAATCCGGTGGGCGGACACGCCCCTGGGCCCGGCCGACCGGTGGGACCCGGCCCTGCGCGCGGTGGTCGACCTGGTGCTCTCCTCACCCGTGCCGATGACCCTCGCCTACGGCGACGACCTCGCGTTGATCTACAACGACGGCTACGCCGAGCTGCTCGGCGGCAGGCACCCGGAGGCGTTCGGCCGCCCGGCCGCCGAGGTCTTCGCCGCGATCTGGCACCTGACCGGGGTCGGCGACGAGATCGAACGGGTCTACCGGACCGGCACGAGCTACCTGGAGAAGGAAGGCCAGCTGCCGGTGGTGCCCGCCGAGCCGGAGCAGACCGACCAGGTGGTGCTCACCCGTGGCTACTCACCGGTCCGGGACGGGCACGGGCGGATCATCGGCGTGCTGATCATCGTGGTCGAGACCACCCAGGTGACCCGACGCCTACAGAGCCTGAGCGAGCTGGCCACCGCGCTGTCCGGCACGCTCACCCTGGACGACGTCGCGCGGGCCGCGCTGCGCTACGCCCTGGAGTCGTTCGACGCCGACCAGGTCGCGTTCGCCGTCGATGACGACGGCGGCGGCTGGCGCGGCGTACGGCGGGTCCGGGGCGAGCTGCTCGACGAGGCCGACGAGCGGCTGCCGCCGCTGTGGCGCGGTTACCCGACCGAGTCCCCCGCCCCGCTGATCGGCACCGCCGTCGCCGGCACGGCACGCTACTGGAGCGAGGGGCAGCCGCTGCTGCCGACCGCCACCGACCGGCACGACGAGAAGGTCCAGGCGCTGGCCGCGCTGCCGCTGCGTACGCCGTCGCTGCGCGGGGCGCTGACGATCGGCTACCGCACCCCCCACCCGTGGTCCCCGGCCGAACGGGCACTGCTCACCGCCGCGGCGGAACTGGTGGCGCAGGCCGCCGAGCGGGCCCGCCGGTTCGAGAACCAGCACGGCACCGCCCAGCTCCTGCAACGCAGCATGCTGCCGGAACAGCTTCCCGACCTGCCGAGGTTGCGCCTGGCCGCCCGCTACGACGCCGGGGTCGACGGCAACGCCGCCGGTGGCGACTTCTACGACGCCTTCCGGCTCAGCGGCGGGCGGCTGGCGGTGGTCCTCGGTGACGTCGCCGGGCACGACGTGCACGCCGCCGCGCTGATGGGCCAGGTCCGGGCCGCGCTGCGGGCGCTGGCGCTCAGCGACCCGGATCCGGCGGCGGTGCTGTCCGGGCTCGACCGGCTGGTGGGGAGCCTGGGCACCGAGGCCCGCCGGGACGAGCTGTTCGTCACCGTGGTCTACGGGGTGATCGAACCCGGAACCGGCCTGATGACGCTGGCCAGCGCCGGTCACCCGGCCCCGCTGCTGCGCCGCGCCCCGGTCGGTGAGCCGGTCAGCGCCGAGTATCTACCGGTGCATCCGGGAGTGCCGCTGGGCCTGGTTGGTCACCGCCCGACCAGCACCGTGCCGTTCCTGCCCGGCGACACGCTGCTGCTGTTCAGCGACGGGGTGGTGGAGCGGCGGCAGCAGAGCCTGACCGACGGGTTCGCCGCGCTCGCCAGCGCGGTCGCGGCCGCCGCCGGCGGCGATCCGCGTACGCTCTGCGCGGTGGCCAGCGCGGCGGTGCCGGGTTCGAGCGAGGACGACGCCGCGGTGCTGGCGGTGGAGCACGCGCTGACACCCAGCCGCTCGGCCTCGCTGGAGATGCCGGCCGAGCCGACCGCGCCGGGGCGGGTCCGGCAATGGCTGACCGCCCAGCTCACCGCCTGGCAGGTGGCCGAGTCGGTGATCGGCGCGGCGGTGCTCTGCACCAGCGAGCTGACCACCAACGCGCTGCTGCACGCCGGCACGGCGGCCCGGGTGGAGATCGACCTCAGCCCGGAGCGGCTGCTGGTGTCGGTGGCCGACCAGGGCACCCGGGGCACGGTGACCCGGGCCCGTACCGACACCCTGAGCAGCCGGGGCCGGGGGCTCGGGCTGATCGAACAGCTCAGTGACGCGTGGGGCACCGACCCGACCGTACGCGGATCGACCGTCTGGTTCGAGATACTGATCGCGGAGGGTAACCCCGACGTACACAGGTAG
- a CDS encoding HAD family hydrolase has translation METDRPAGVLFDVDGTLVDTAYLHAVSWWEALRQAGQEIPMAAIHRALGMGAERLLQHLLGPERDREADERIRYAHDSLFAEFWDRLRPLPGASELLRACSARGLRVVLATSATERELDAIRAALLADDVIGGIISITGTAGPGSEPDLLAAALDHAGLDRARVVLVGDSIWDVAAAGHLDIPCIGLTCGGTCRSELAGAGAAAVFDDPAALLAGLADSPVAALA, from the coding sequence ATGGAGACCGACAGACCCGCCGGGGTGTTGTTCGACGTCGACGGCACCCTCGTCGACACCGCCTATCTGCACGCGGTGAGCTGGTGGGAAGCGCTGCGTCAGGCCGGCCAGGAGATCCCGATGGCGGCGATCCACCGGGCTCTCGGGATGGGCGCCGAACGACTGCTGCAACACCTGCTCGGCCCGGAACGGGACCGGGAGGCCGACGAGCGGATCCGGTACGCCCACGACAGCCTGTTCGCCGAGTTCTGGGACCGGCTGCGTCCGCTGCCCGGCGCGTCGGAACTGCTCCGGGCCTGTTCCGCCCGCGGACTACGGGTGGTGCTGGCCACCTCGGCGACCGAACGTGAACTCGACGCGATCCGGGCCGCGCTGCTCGCCGACGACGTGATCGGCGGCATCATCTCGATTACCGGTACGGCCGGGCCCGGCTCGGAGCCCGACCTGCTGGCCGCCGCGCTGGACCATGCCGGACTGGATCGCGCTCGGGTCGTCCTCGTCGGCGACTCGATCTGGGACGTCGCCGCCGCCGGCCACCTGGACATCCCGTGCATCGGGCTGACCTGCGGCGGCACCTGCCGCAGCGAACTCGCCGGGGCCGGGGCGGCCGCCGTCTTCGACGACCCGGCGGCCCTGCTGGCCGGACTCGCGGACTCCCCGGTCGCCGCCCTCGCCTGA
- a CDS encoding SRPBCC family protein: MSAVTETVDVAVPVRTAYDQWTQFEDFPRFMEGVEEVRQVSDTMTHWKVGIVGVEREFDARITEQLPDERVAWTSTNGTHQAGVVTFHRLDEGHTRVTLQLDFDPQGLTEKAGDKLGMVDRRIKGDMQRFKNFIEARSGVETGAWRGKVDRPQP, from the coding sequence ATGAGTGCGGTAACCGAAACCGTGGACGTGGCCGTCCCCGTACGGACCGCGTACGACCAGTGGACCCAGTTCGAGGACTTTCCCCGCTTCATGGAGGGAGTCGAGGAGGTCCGCCAGGTCTCCGACACCATGACCCACTGGAAGGTCGGGATCGTCGGGGTCGAACGCGAGTTCGACGCCCGGATCACCGAGCAGCTACCCGACGAGCGGGTGGCGTGGACCTCCACGAACGGCACCCACCAGGCGGGTGTGGTGACCTTCCACCGGCTCGACGAGGGACACACCCGGGTCACCCTGCAACTCGACTTCGACCCGCAGGGGTTGACCGAGAAGGCCGGCGACAAGCTCGGCATGGTCGACCGCCGGATCAAGGGCGACATGCAGCGGTTCAAGAACTTCATCGAGGCCCGCAGCGGCGTCGAGACCGGCGCCTGGCGCGGCAAGGTGGACCGGCCGCAGCCGTAG